One stretch of Diabrotica undecimpunctata isolate CICGRU chromosome 5, icDiaUnde3, whole genome shotgun sequence DNA includes these proteins:
- the LOC140442357 gene encoding uncharacterized protein yields the protein MVTKAVHIEVVSDLTTSSFLVTLKRFISRRGNPTLIYSDNATCFSGARNQLYDLYKFFKNKSNSQTIVEYLSENQISWKFIPPRSPHWAGIWEASVKSAKYHMRRLIGSSSFTFEQFYTVMVQIEAVMNSRPICAMSSDPSDYTFLSPGHFIIGSSLTAHPEQNLEKIPENKLSVFQQIAKVQQSFWKKCSVDYLNRLQNSPKWSRPRDNIQVNDLVLLREDDVPPLKWPLARVVDTTPGQAGKVRVVKLKTINGQFTRAISKISVLPRQDKEE from the coding sequence ATGGTGACCAAAGCTGTGCACATAGAGGTTGTTTCTGATCTAACAACTTCTTCCTTTCTAGTAACACTCAAAAGGTTCATCTCCCGACGTGGTAACCCAACCCTCATTTACAGTGACAATGCCACATGTTTTTCTGGTGCAAGAAACCAACTCTACGACTTatacaaattctttaaaaataagtCAAATTCTCAAACCATTGTGGAATATCTATCTGAAAATCAAATCTCATGGAAGTTTATTCCCCCTAGATCTCCTCATTGGGCTGGGATCTGGGAAGCTTCAGTAAAAAGCGCTAAATATCATATGCGTAGACtaataggctcttcttctttcaCTTTCGAACAGTTTTATACTGTCATGGTTCAAATTGAAGCTGTGATGAATTCAAGGCCTATCTGTGCCATGTCCAGCGACCCTTCCGATTACACTTTTCTCAGTCCTGGGCACTTTATAATAGGCTCCAGCCTTACTGCCCATCCTGAGCAAAACTTAGAAAAAATCCCGGAAAATAAACTATCCGTGTTTCAACAAATTGCGAAAGTACAACAGAGTTTCTGGAAAAAGTGCTCTGTTGACTACTTAAACCGCTTACAAAACTCTCCAAAATGGTCCCGACCAAGGGATAACATACAAGTCAATGACTTAGTTCTTCTGAGAGAGGACGATGTACCTCCTCTAAAATGGCCTCTAGCACGGGTAGTTGATACAACGCCCGGTCAAGCTGGCAAAGTCAGAGTGGTCAAGTTAAAGACCATCAATGGTCAATTTACAAGGGCAATCTCTAAAATTTCGGTTCTCCCTAGGCAAGATAAAGAAGAGTAG
- the LOC140442358 gene encoding uncharacterized protein, with the protein MSNKGLNKLTKKKHSILDSVGRIQAWLEINHDSEKDVFSFKTQEDRLKDLFSDFNSVQDEIEFLDDSQESDRALFEENYFATLSKIQNSIKSLEITNTGSATKQMAVKLPEISISKFSGHLSDFESFYELFDTLIIKNQSLSDIQRFLYLKSYLQGDSLKLVDSLKVTNENFSIALDILKNRYQNKVTIINSYLTEILDIPTLRNSSPQILRNFLSNKKYATAKKFAIFKFRAY; encoded by the coding sequence ATGAGCAATAaaggtttaaataaattaacaaaaaagaagCATTCTATACTAGATTCTGTTGGTAGAATTCAAGCGTGGCTAGAAATAAACCACGACTCGGAAAAAGATGTTTTCTCATTCAAAACGCAAGAAGATAGGTTAAAAGACCTTTTCTCTGACTTCAACAGCGTACAGGATGAAATTGAATTCCTGGACGACTCTCAAGAGTCTGATCGTGCTTTgtttgaagaaaattattttgcgacgctttcaaaaattcaaaactCGATTAAATCATTGGAAATTACCAATACAGGAAGCGCTACTAAACAAATGGCCGTAAAACTCCCAGAAATCAGTATAAGCAAATTTTCTGGACACCTGAGTGATTTTGAAAGCTTCTATGAACTATTCGACACACTGATAATAAAAAATCAGTCCCTTTCTGATATCCAAAGATTTCTTTACTTAAAAAGTTACCTACAGGGTGATTCTCTAAAGTTGGTGGATTCTTTGAAAGTCACCAATGAAAATTTTTCAATTGCTTTGGATATTCTAAAAAACCGCTATCAAAATAAGGTCACAATCATAAATTCTTATTTAACAGAAATTCTAGACATTCCTACACTGAGAAACAGCTCACCGCAAATTCTCAGAAATTTTCTGAGTAACAAAAAATATGCAACTGctaaaaaatttgcaattttcAAGTTCAGAGCTTATtga